The genome window TTAAATACTGATTTTTTACTTCCGAATCTTCTTCGTTGATATAACGTTCGTAAGCGGTTAACGTTACTTTCGAATCGATAATCATTTTCTTGCCATCAGGAAGATTGATGATAACGTCTGGAAATACACGATTACCATCTTCTGTAACGTGACTTTGTTGCACAAAATACTCTCTATCTTTCTCTAATCCTGATTTTTCTAACACGCGTTCTAACACTAATTCGCCCCAATTTCCTTGCATTTTGCTATCACCTTTTAACGCTTTTGTTAAATTGATGGTTTCCTTGCTCATTTGTTCGTTCATTTCGCGAAGTCCCAAAATTTGTTGTCGTAAAGCGGCATGATAATCGATACTTTCTTTGTGAGTATCTTCGACTTTCTTTTCAAAAAGTTGGATTTTGTCTTGCAAAGGCGACAAAATATTTTTCAAATTCTCCTTGTTTTGTTCGGTGAATTTTACGGTTTTCTCTTCCAGAATTTTGTTGGCTAAGTTTTCAAATTCTTTGGTGAATTTCTCTTGAAGTTGTTCTACTTCTTGCTTTTGTTCTTTATTTCGTTCCAATAAATTATCGAAATCATTTTCTTTTTTAGCCAAATGAATCGCTAAAGATTCCTTTTCTTTTTGAAGATTTTCTTTTTCGGATGAAAGTTGAGCAAGGGCTTTTTCAAACTGATTTCGCTCGGTTTGAAATTGGATTTTTAATTGTTCCATTTGATTTAAAAGTCCGTTAATTCGTTCTTCTAAACCTGATTTTTCGGATTGTGATTGGGATGCGAATATTATTTTTCCAATGAAAATTCCAATTCCTAAGGCAATAATAAATGCGGCAAGTACTAAAAGGGTTTGTGACATGGTTGTTGATTTTATTTTATAATGTAAATGTAGCAAAAAATAAAATTTGGAGCTATATTAGTACTTAAAACTCTTTGAAATTTTATTAAAAGTAAGTTTGTCGATGTAATAATTCGTTCATCGAATTCTAATGATAATTATATGTTAAACGATTAAAAATCATTAATTTGTGTTGAAATATTTTATACTTTTATTATGTGATTTTGATTAGTTATTGAATATATCGTTAGTTACATATCTAAAAAGAGATTCAGTCGTTTATTCCTCTCAAGTTATAGCAGATCAGAAAAACGTAATAAATCAAAATCGACACAGTGAGGTCTTAAACAAGGCCTCCTTATTTTTTGTATCACTCCAACAAGTTTTTAGTATCTTCGCCACACCAAAACGGGATTCCTTCATGCATCATCACTTTCTTATTCACAAGCCTTACGGATATTTATCGCAGTTTATTTACCAATTAAAACGCAAGAAAAAGTTGTTGGGCGAATTATACGATTTTCCCGAAAACACCATGGCTATTGGTCGTTTAGATGAAGATTCTGAAGGATTACTTTTATTGACGACAGATGGCATGATGAGCGAAATTGTCCGAAGTAAAAAAGTAGAAAAAGAATATTACGCTCAAGTCGATGGATTGGTTACTGAAGAAGCTGTTGAACAATTAAGAAACGGTGTCGAAATCGGCTTGCACGGCAAAAAATACAAAACCAAAAAGTGTAAAGCGTTTAAATTAGAATCTGAACCAAATTTAGGCGAACGCGGAAAAAAAATTAGAGACGAACGTCATGGTCCAACATCTTGGGTTTCGATCACCTTAACCGAAGGAAAATTTCGTCAAGTGCGAAAAATGACATCAGCTGTTGGTTTTCCTACTTTACGATTGGTTCGTGTACGTGTAGGAAACATTCATTTGAATGATTTAAAAGCAGGCGAAGTTTTAGAAGTAAGTAGTTTTGATGTATAAAAAAAACAGCTATTTCCATTGAAATAACTGTTTTCTATTTTTGAATAAATACAATGATTATTTAAAAATCTCCTCAAAAAAAGTTTTCATTGCTTCCCAACTTCTTTTGTCTGCTAATTCGTTGTAAGCTGCACCTTTACTATTATCGCTTCCGGCATCTTTGTGTGTAAAAGCATGAACGGAATTTGCATAATACACCATTTGCCAATCCGCTTTAGATTCACGCATTTCATTCTGAAAAGCTTCAATTTCTTTTACAGGTACAAAAGGATCATCGGCTCCATGTAAAACCAAAACTTTTGCTTTAATTTCATTTGTTGGACTATTTGCAGCTTTTCCTAATCCGCCATGAAAAGAAACAATTCCTTTTACATTTAAATTTCCTCTAGCTGCTTCAATAGCACCAGTTCCACCAAAACAATAACCAATAACTGCAATTTGATTTTTATCAGCACCCGCTTTTACAAGTTGGTCAATGGCCAATTGAATACGCTTTTGATATTCTGCTGGATTGTTTTTATAGAATCCCGCATTTTTACCAGCCTCTCCTGTGTTTTTTGGATTGTTGCCAACACCATAAATATCGGCAACAAAAGCATGATAGCCTAATTTTGATAATGC of Flavobacterium channae contains these proteins:
- the rmuC gene encoding DNA recombination protein RmuC, with protein sequence MSQTLLVLAAFIIALGIGIFIGKIIFASQSQSEKSGLEERINGLLNQMEQLKIQFQTERNQFEKALAQLSSEKENLQKEKESLAIHLAKKENDFDNLLERNKEQKQEVEQLQEKFTKEFENLANKILEEKTVKFTEQNKENLKNILSPLQDKIQLFEKKVEDTHKESIDYHAALRQQILGLREMNEQMSKETINLTKALKGDSKMQGNWGELVLERVLEKSGLEKDREYFVQQSHVTEDGNRVFPDVIINLPDGKKMIIDSKVTLTAYERYINEEDSEVKNQYLKEHIISINRHVEQLGSKNYHDLYHMESPDFVLLFIPIESAFAVALNEDTSLYNKAFEKNIVIVTPSTLLATLRTIDSMWTNQKQQENAIEIARQAGALYDKFEGFVSDLIKIGKKMDEAKIEYGNAMNKLVDGKGNLITSVEKLKKMGAKAKKALPEAVLKRANETDEISLLSENDNE
- a CDS encoding pseudouridine synthase — encoded protein: MHHHFLIHKPYGYLSQFIYQLKRKKKLLGELYDFPENTMAIGRLDEDSEGLLLLTTDGMMSEIVRSKKVEKEYYAQVDGLVTEEAVEQLRNGVEIGLHGKKYKTKKCKAFKLESEPNLGERGKKIRDERHGPTSWVSITLTEGKFRQVRKMTSAVGFPTLRLVRVRVGNIHLNDLKAGEVLEVSSFDV
- a CDS encoding dienelactone hydrolase family protein, yielding MKYLYITLILASLNSFGQLVKVDYADGNQKLEGFFAKAQKSNPKKIGVIVLPAWMGVDAHAKESAEALSKLGYHAFVADIYGVGNNPKNTGEAGKNAGFYKNNPAEYQKRIQLAIDQLVKAGADKNQIAVIGYCFGGTGAIEAARGNLNVKGIVSFHGGLGKAANSPTNEIKAKVLVLHGADDPFVPVKEIEAFQNEMRESKADWQMVYYANSVHAFTHKDAGSDNSKGAAYNELADKRSWEAMKTFFEEIFK